A window from Manis javanica isolate MJ-LG chromosome 10, MJ_LKY, whole genome shotgun sequence encodes these proteins:
- the RNF40 gene encoding E3 ubiquitin-protein ligase BRE1B isoform X1, with the protein MYGPGNKRAAGDGASGPPEKKLNREEKTTTTLIEPIRLGGISSTEEMDLKVLQFKNKKLAERLEQRQACEDELRERIEKLEKRQATDDATLLIVNRYWAQLDDTVEALLRHHENQGELSSGTEAPGTQEGPTHDETPLTEPGTSELRESLPVQLRPPLSEPALAFVVALGASSSEEVELQLQGRMEFSKAAVSRVVEASDCLQRQVEELCQQVYSQGDSEPPSEVARAHTRELGCENRRLQDLATQLQEKHHRISLEYSELLDKVTSAETKVLEMETTVEDLQWDIEKLRKREQKLNKHLAEALEQLNSGYYVSGSSSGFQGGQITLSMQKFEMLNAELEENQELANSRMAELEKLQAELQGAVRTNEHLKVALRSLPEEVVRETGEYRMLQAQFSLLYNESLQVKTQLDEARGLLLATKNSHLRHIEHMESDELGLQKKLRTEVIQLEDTLAQVRKEYEMLRIEFEQNLAANEQAGPINREMRHLISSLQNHNHQLKGDAQRYKRKLREVQAEIGKLRAQASGSTHSIPNPGHLEDSSLSAPAPGKEEGGLGSVSFPDGRKEMASVPGATTPTTSVKKEELVPSQEDVQAITLGSQGPSSRGREPEARPKRELREREGPGLGPPTVASALSRADREKAKVEEVKRKESELLKGLRAELKKAQESQKEMKLLLDMYKSAPKEQRDKVQLMAAERKAKAEVDELRSRIRELEERDRRESKKIADEDALRRIRQAEEQIEHLQRKLGATKQEEEALLSEMDVTGQAFEDMQEQNGRLLQQLREKDDANFKLMSERIKANQIHKLLREEKDELGEQVLGLKSQVDAQLLTVQKLEEKERALQGSLGGVEKELTLRSQALELNKRKAVEAAQLAEDLKVQLEHVQTRLREIQPCLAESRAAREKESFNLKRAQEDISRLRRKLEKQRKVEVYADADEILQEEIKEYKARLTCPCCNTRKKDAVLTKCFHVFCFECVRGRYEARQRKCPKCNAAFGAHDFHRVYIS; encoded by the exons GAGGAAATGGACCTGAAGGTTCTGCAGTTCAAGAACAAGAAACTAGCAGAGCGGTTGGAACAGAGGCAGGCTTGTGAAGATGAACTCCGAGAACGAATTGAGAAGCTGGAGAAGCGGCAGGCCACAGATGATGCCACACTCCTCATTGTCAACCGCTACTGGGCCCAG CTGGATGACACTGTGGAAGCCCTTCTCCGACACCATGAGAACCAGGGGGAGCTGTCTTCGGGGACAGAGGCACCTGGAACCCAGGAGGGCCCGACACATGATGAAACCCCTCTCACAGAGCCAGGGACATCGGAGTTGAGGG AATCTCTGCCAGTGCAGCTGCGGCCGCCTCTCAGTGAGCCAGCCTTGGCTTTTGTGGTTGCTCTGGGTGCCAGCAGTAGTGAGGAGGTGGAGTTGCAGCTGCAGGGCCGCATGGAGTTCTCTAAGGCAGCTGTGTCCCGTGTGGTAGAGGCCTCAGACTGCCTACAGCGTCAGGTGGAGGAACTCTGTCAACAAGTATACAGCCAAG GGGACAGTGAGCCCCCCAGTGAGGTGGCTCGGGCACACACCCGGGAGCTGGGATGTGAGAACCGGCGGCTACAGGACTTGGCCACCCAGCTACAGGAGAAGCACCACCGCATCTCACTGGag TATTCTGAGCTCCTGGATAAAGTGACATCAGCAGAAACTAAGGTGCTGGAGATGGAGACCACGGTAGAGGACCTGCAGTGGGATATTGAGAAGTTGCGCAAGCGTGAGCAGAAGCTCAATAAGCACCTGGCAGAGGCCTTGGAGCAG CTCAACTCTGGCTACTATGTGTCTGGGAGCTCATCAGGCTTCCAGGGGGGCCAGATCACACTCAGCATGCAGAAG TTTGAGATGTTGAATGCAGAGTTGGAAGAAAACCAAGAATTAGCCAACAGTCGCATGGCAGAGCTAGAGAAGCTGCAGGCTGAACTTCAGGGGGCTGTGCGGACCAATGAGCACCTCAAG GTGGCGCTGCGGAGCCTCCCTGAGGAAGTGGTTCGGGAGACAGGGGAGTACCGAATGTTGCAGGCCCAGTTCTCGCTGCTCTACAATGAATCACTGCAAGTGAAGACCCAGCTGGATGAGGCCCGAGGGCTACTGCTGGCCACCAAGAACTCCCACCTGAGACACATTGAGCACATGGAG AGTGATGAGCTGGGGCTGCAGAAGAAGCTACGCACAGAGGTTATCCAGCTGGaggacacactggcccaggtacGCAAGGAGTATGAGATGCTGCGCATCGAGTTTGAACAGAACCTGGCAGCCAATGAGCAGGCAG GGCCTATCAACCGTGAGATGCGCCATCTAATCAGCAGCCTCCAAAACCACAACCACCAGCTAAAGGGGGATGCCCAGCGGTACAAGCGGAAGCTGCGGGAAGTGCAGGCTGAGATTGGCAAG CTCCGGGCCCAGGCCAGTGGCTCTACCCATTCCATCCCCAACCCGGGCCACCTGGAGGACTCCAGCCTCAgtgccccagccccagggaaAGAAGAGGGTGGGCTAGGCTCTGTCAGTTTCCCTGATGGTAGAAAGGAAATGGCTTCAGTGCCTGGTGCCACCACTCCCACCACCTCAGTGAAGAAGGAGGAGCTGGTCCCCTCTCAGGAAGATGTCCAGGCCATAACACTGGGATCCCAGGGCCCCTCCTCCCGGGGCCGAGAACCTGAGGCCAGGCCCAAGCGGGAGCTTCGGGAGCGGGAAGGGCCTGGCCTAGGACCCCCAACTGTGGCCTCAGCTCTATCAAGGGCTGATCGGGAGAAGGCCAAAGTGGAGGAGGTGAAGAGGAAGGAGTCAGAACTCCTCAAAGGTCTCCGAGCAGAGCTCAA GAAGGCCCAGGAAAGCCAGAAGGAGATGAAGCTCCTGCTAGACATGTACAAGTCAGCACCCAAGGAGCAACGGGATAAGGTGCAGCTCATGGCAGCTGAACGTAAGGCCAAGGCTGAG GTTGATGAACTGCGGAGCCGCATCCGGGAACTGGAAGAGAGGGATCGAAGGGAGAGCAAGAAGATTGCAGATGAGGATGCCCTGCGGCGCATTCGGCAGGCAGAGGAGCAGATAGAACACCTGCAGCGCAAGTTGGGTGCCACCAAGCAG gaggaggaggctcTGCTGTCAGAGATGGATGTGACAGGGCAGGCTTTTGAGGACATGCAGGAGCAGAATGGACGGCTGCTACAGCAGTTGCGGGAAAAGGATGATGCCAACTTTAAGCTGATGTCAGAGCGGATCAAGGCCAACCAGATTCACAAGCTACTGCGGGAGGAGAAGGATGAGTTGGGCGAGCAAGTTCTTGGCCTCAAGTCCCAG GTGGATGCCCAGCTGCTGACAGTGCAGAAACTGGAGGAAAAAGAACGGGCCTTGCAAGGTAGCCTTGGGGGCGTGGAGAAGGAGCTGACACTGCGCAGCCAGGCCCTGGAGCTCAATAAGAGGAAG GCTGTGGAAGCAGCCCAGCTGGCTGAGGACTTAAAGGTGCAGCTGGAGCATGTGCAGACACGGCTTCGAGAGATCCAGCCTTGCCTGGCAGAAAGCCGGGCTGCTCGAGAAAAAGAAAGCTTCAACCTCAAGAGGGCTCAG gaGGATATCTCACGACTACGGCGCAAGCTGGAGAAACAGAGGAAGGTGGAAGTTTATGCAGATGCTGACGAAATCCTCCAGGAGGAGATCAAGGAGTACAAG GCGCGGTTGACCTGCCCCTGCTGTAACACCCGCAAGAAGGATGCAGTCCTTACCAAGTGCTTCCACGTTTTCTGCTTCGAGTGCGTGCGGGGCCGCTATGAGGCCCGCCAGAGGAAGTGCCCCAAGTGCAACGCAGCCTTTGGTGCCCACGACTTCCACCGTGTCTACATCAGCTGA
- the RNF40 gene encoding E3 ubiquitin-protein ligase BRE1B isoform X2, whose protein sequence is MYGPGNKRAAGDGASGPPEKKLNREEKTTTTLIEPIRLGGISSTEEMDLKVLQFKNKKLAERLEQRQACEDELRERIEKLEKRQATDDATLLIVNRYWAQLDDTVEALLRHHENQGELSSGTEAPGTQEGPTHDETPLTEPGTSELRESLPVQLRPPLSEPALAFVVALGASSSEEVELQLQGRMEFSKAAVSRVVEASDCLQRQVEELCQQVYSQGDSEPPSEVARAHTRELGCENRRLQDLATQLQEKHHRISLEYSELLDKVTSAETKVLEMETTVEDLQWDIEKLRKREQKLNKHLAEALEQLNSGYYVSGSSSGFQGGQITLSMQKFEMLNAELEENQELANSRMAELEKLQAELQGAVRTNEHLKVALRSLPEEVVRETGEYRMLQAQFSLLYNESLQVKTQLDEARGLLLATKNSHLRHIEHMESDELGLQKKLRTEVIQLEDTLAQVRKEYEMLRIEFEQNLAANEQAGPINREMRHLISSLQNHNHQLKGDAQRYKRKLREVQAEIGKLRAQASGSTHSIPNPGHLEDSSLSAPAPGKEEGGLGSVSFPDGRKEMASVPGATTPTTSVKKEELVPSQEDVQAITLGSQGPSSRGREPEARPKRELREREGPGLGPPTVASALSRADREKAKVEEVKRKESELLKGLRAELKKAQESQKEMKLLLDMYKSAPKEQRDKVQLMAAERKAKAEVDELRSRIRELEERDRRESKKIADEDALRRIRQAEEQIEHLQRKLGATKQEEEALLSEMDVTGQAFEDMQEQNGRLLQQLREKDDANFKLMSERIKANQIHKLLREEKDELGEQVLGLKSQVDAQLLTVQKLEEKERALQGSLGGVEKELTLRSQALELNKRKAQANGALLPVPPTFRLWKQPSWLRT, encoded by the exons GAGGAAATGGACCTGAAGGTTCTGCAGTTCAAGAACAAGAAACTAGCAGAGCGGTTGGAACAGAGGCAGGCTTGTGAAGATGAACTCCGAGAACGAATTGAGAAGCTGGAGAAGCGGCAGGCCACAGATGATGCCACACTCCTCATTGTCAACCGCTACTGGGCCCAG CTGGATGACACTGTGGAAGCCCTTCTCCGACACCATGAGAACCAGGGGGAGCTGTCTTCGGGGACAGAGGCACCTGGAACCCAGGAGGGCCCGACACATGATGAAACCCCTCTCACAGAGCCAGGGACATCGGAGTTGAGGG AATCTCTGCCAGTGCAGCTGCGGCCGCCTCTCAGTGAGCCAGCCTTGGCTTTTGTGGTTGCTCTGGGTGCCAGCAGTAGTGAGGAGGTGGAGTTGCAGCTGCAGGGCCGCATGGAGTTCTCTAAGGCAGCTGTGTCCCGTGTGGTAGAGGCCTCAGACTGCCTACAGCGTCAGGTGGAGGAACTCTGTCAACAAGTATACAGCCAAG GGGACAGTGAGCCCCCCAGTGAGGTGGCTCGGGCACACACCCGGGAGCTGGGATGTGAGAACCGGCGGCTACAGGACTTGGCCACCCAGCTACAGGAGAAGCACCACCGCATCTCACTGGag TATTCTGAGCTCCTGGATAAAGTGACATCAGCAGAAACTAAGGTGCTGGAGATGGAGACCACGGTAGAGGACCTGCAGTGGGATATTGAGAAGTTGCGCAAGCGTGAGCAGAAGCTCAATAAGCACCTGGCAGAGGCCTTGGAGCAG CTCAACTCTGGCTACTATGTGTCTGGGAGCTCATCAGGCTTCCAGGGGGGCCAGATCACACTCAGCATGCAGAAG TTTGAGATGTTGAATGCAGAGTTGGAAGAAAACCAAGAATTAGCCAACAGTCGCATGGCAGAGCTAGAGAAGCTGCAGGCTGAACTTCAGGGGGCTGTGCGGACCAATGAGCACCTCAAG GTGGCGCTGCGGAGCCTCCCTGAGGAAGTGGTTCGGGAGACAGGGGAGTACCGAATGTTGCAGGCCCAGTTCTCGCTGCTCTACAATGAATCACTGCAAGTGAAGACCCAGCTGGATGAGGCCCGAGGGCTACTGCTGGCCACCAAGAACTCCCACCTGAGACACATTGAGCACATGGAG AGTGATGAGCTGGGGCTGCAGAAGAAGCTACGCACAGAGGTTATCCAGCTGGaggacacactggcccaggtacGCAAGGAGTATGAGATGCTGCGCATCGAGTTTGAACAGAACCTGGCAGCCAATGAGCAGGCAG GGCCTATCAACCGTGAGATGCGCCATCTAATCAGCAGCCTCCAAAACCACAACCACCAGCTAAAGGGGGATGCCCAGCGGTACAAGCGGAAGCTGCGGGAAGTGCAGGCTGAGATTGGCAAG CTCCGGGCCCAGGCCAGTGGCTCTACCCATTCCATCCCCAACCCGGGCCACCTGGAGGACTCCAGCCTCAgtgccccagccccagggaaAGAAGAGGGTGGGCTAGGCTCTGTCAGTTTCCCTGATGGTAGAAAGGAAATGGCTTCAGTGCCTGGTGCCACCACTCCCACCACCTCAGTGAAGAAGGAGGAGCTGGTCCCCTCTCAGGAAGATGTCCAGGCCATAACACTGGGATCCCAGGGCCCCTCCTCCCGGGGCCGAGAACCTGAGGCCAGGCCCAAGCGGGAGCTTCGGGAGCGGGAAGGGCCTGGCCTAGGACCCCCAACTGTGGCCTCAGCTCTATCAAGGGCTGATCGGGAGAAGGCCAAAGTGGAGGAGGTGAAGAGGAAGGAGTCAGAACTCCTCAAAGGTCTCCGAGCAGAGCTCAA GAAGGCCCAGGAAAGCCAGAAGGAGATGAAGCTCCTGCTAGACATGTACAAGTCAGCACCCAAGGAGCAACGGGATAAGGTGCAGCTCATGGCAGCTGAACGTAAGGCCAAGGCTGAG GTTGATGAACTGCGGAGCCGCATCCGGGAACTGGAAGAGAGGGATCGAAGGGAGAGCAAGAAGATTGCAGATGAGGATGCCCTGCGGCGCATTCGGCAGGCAGAGGAGCAGATAGAACACCTGCAGCGCAAGTTGGGTGCCACCAAGCAG gaggaggaggctcTGCTGTCAGAGATGGATGTGACAGGGCAGGCTTTTGAGGACATGCAGGAGCAGAATGGACGGCTGCTACAGCAGTTGCGGGAAAAGGATGATGCCAACTTTAAGCTGATGTCAGAGCGGATCAAGGCCAACCAGATTCACAAGCTACTGCGGGAGGAGAAGGATGAGTTGGGCGAGCAAGTTCTTGGCCTCAAGTCCCAG GTGGATGCCCAGCTGCTGACAGTGCAGAAACTGGAGGAAAAAGAACGGGCCTTGCAAGGTAGCCTTGGGGGCGTGGAGAAGGAGCTGACACTGCGCAGCCAGGCCCTGGAGCTCAATAAGAGGAAG GCTCAGGCGAATGGTGCCCTCCTCCCTGTCCCACCCACTTTCAGGCTGTGGAAGCAGCCCAGCTGGCTGAGGACTTAA